From a single Nostoc sp. MS1 genomic region:
- a CDS encoding transposase translates to MGLFPPGKGGGEGVKYGHKGKGILIHTLTDGNGMPLANRTTPANGSETDQVIPLLDSVKVKTNRPGRPRKRVKVLAADKGYDSKDKRAALRKRGIRPQLPRACLEESKKSG, encoded by the coding sequence ATGGGTCTTTTTCCCCCTGGCAAAGGTGGCGGTGAAGGCGTTAAGTACGGTCATAAAGGTAAGGGAATTTTAATACACACCTTAACTGATGGTAATGGTATGCCCTTGGCTAATCGCACAACTCCAGCCAACGGTAGTGAAACAGATCAAGTGATACCACTGTTAGATAGTGTCAAAGTTAAAACGAATAGACCCGGTAGACCTCGTAAACGTGTTAAAGTTCTGGCTGCTGACAAAGGCTATGATTCCAAGGACAAACGGGCTGCATTGCGTAAACGTGGAATCAGACCTCAATTGCCGCGCGCGTGTTTGGAAGAATCGAAAAAATCGGGGTAG
- a CDS encoding universal stress protein codes for MFKTVLFPIDQSREAREAADVVSNVVQKYGSRLILLSVVEEPASDEPKADPMVSPEAVAKLLKDAQALFLQQGIPSEVLERQGKPAFTICDVADEVGADLIIMGCRGLGLTEEGATDSVTTRVINLSPCPVLIVP; via the coding sequence ATGTTTAAGACAGTTCTATTTCCAATCGATCAAAGCCGAGAAGCAAGGGAAGCTGCTGATGTTGTCTCTAACGTCGTGCAGAAATACGGTAGTCGTTTAATACTGCTGTCTGTGGTAGAAGAACCTGCCTCAGACGAGCCGAAAGCTGATCCTATGGTTTCTCCAGAAGCCGTTGCCAAACTGCTTAAGGATGCCCAAGCCTTATTTTTGCAGCAAGGTATTCCCTCGGAAGTTCTGGAAAGACAGGGTAAACCAGCCTTTACTATTTGCGATGTTGCCGATGAAGTAGGTGCAGATTTAATCATCATGGGTTGCAGAGGATTAGGTTTAACTGAGGAAGGCGCAACCGATAGCGTCACCACTCGCGTAATTAACCTTTCCCCTTGCCCAGTGTTGATAGTGCCTTAA
- a CDS encoding amino acid ABC transporter substrate-binding protein, with protein MYKNLAIAIFSLTLTLPSAAFAETVMQKVARTGVLTAGTSRDAMPFAYTNEQGQLIGYSVDMLSVIKQQLEKDLGKKIQLKLVALSPAQRIPNIVNRQVDIVCDASSFTWERDKKVDFSVSYGATGTQLLVKVGSNFDSPESLIGKRIGVLPQTTNELAVKRVQPKAKLVYLKSRAEGFKALQEGKIDAFSSDSILLEGWLQRAKNPGDFAIVPARPYSREGIACMVPENNSKFLDSVNYSLVKFMQGFINNDKRYVTIFDRWFGAKGAVFLNQDLRDLMKETMQLIIEFREEIPQREL; from the coding sequence ATGTATAAAAATTTAGCGATCGCTATTTTCAGTTTAACTTTAACTCTACCTAGTGCAGCATTTGCGGAAACTGTGATGCAAAAGGTGGCACGTACAGGGGTATTAACTGCGGGGACGAGTAGAGATGCTATGCCTTTTGCTTATACCAATGAGCAAGGACAGTTGATTGGCTATTCTGTAGATATGTTGTCTGTAATTAAACAACAGTTAGAAAAAGATTTAGGTAAAAAAATACAGTTAAAATTAGTTGCCTTATCTCCCGCCCAAAGGATTCCTAATATAGTTAATAGACAAGTTGACATTGTTTGTGATGCTAGTAGTTTTACTTGGGAACGGGATAAAAAGGTTGATTTTTCTGTTAGTTATGGTGCTACTGGTACTCAATTATTAGTTAAAGTGGGCAGTAATTTTGATTCGCCTGAATCTCTCATCGGTAAACGCATTGGTGTATTACCACAAACTACTAATGAATTAGCAGTTAAGCGGGTACAACCCAAAGCTAAATTAGTCTATTTGAAAAGCCGGGCAGAAGGGTTTAAGGCTTTACAAGAGGGTAAAATAGATGCTTTTTCATCGGATAGTATTTTGTTAGAGGGTTGGTTGCAAAGGGCAAAAAATCCTGGTGATTTTGCGATCGTACCTGCACGTCCCTATTCACGCGAGGGTATCGCCTGCATGGTTCCTGAGAATAACTCGAAATTTCTTGATTCTGTGAATTATTCTCTGGTTAAGTTTATGCAGGGATTTATTAATAATGATAAGCGGTATGTGACAATTTTTGATCGTTGGTTTGGTGCTAAAGGTGCTGTGTTTCTTAATCAAGACTTACGTGATTTGATGAAGGAAACTATGCAGTTGATTATTGAATTTCGGGAGGAAATTCCTCAGCGTGAACTTTAA
- a CDS encoding IS5 family transposase produces the protein MYRRAQKQEKAAENFELPFGGKLASDNRWVIMANMIPWSKFEAEYAEIFSARMGAPAKTFRMALGALIIKEKLGISDRETVEQIRENPYLQYFIGMSAYSNESAFDPSMLVHFRERIDIELVNKINQEIVRKMLENKQEVEVRAKKPEVEDSKSKPANRGKLILDASCAPADISYPTDLGLLNQARKQTETIIDTLYKSLLVRNINKPRTYRNKARKDYLAVAKKRKPTVKERRKAIRKQLQYINRNLTHIQQLINLGASLLKLSNSQYKMLLVVAEVYRQQLWLYENQKISIQDRIVSLNQPHIRPIIRGKAGRTVEFGAKFSASYYDGYVFLDHISWDNFNESGDLKSQVEAYKNYTGYYPESVHVDKIYRTRENRAWCQERGIRISGPPLGRPPQNVSPEKKKQAAYDERIRNCIEGKFGQGKRRFSLGRVMAKLPHTSFTAIAITFLVMNLSTLLLRLFCVFFCLFFKTESFFTSSIIETDISLNLKQQKLIFFLD, from the coding sequence ATGTATCGAAGAGCGCAAAAGCAAGAAAAAGCAGCAGAAAACTTTGAACTACCCTTTGGGGGAAAACTAGCGTCAGATAACCGATGGGTAATCATGGCGAACATGATACCTTGGTCAAAATTTGAAGCAGAGTACGCAGAAATATTTTCAGCAAGAATGGGAGCGCCAGCCAAAACATTTAGAATGGCGTTGGGAGCATTAATAATTAAAGAAAAATTAGGAATAAGTGACAGAGAGACAGTAGAACAAATTCGGGAGAACCCGTATCTGCAATACTTTATAGGAATGTCAGCATATAGTAATGAATCTGCATTTGACCCGTCAATGCTAGTTCATTTTAGAGAAAGGATAGATATAGAATTAGTCAATAAAATCAATCAAGAAATAGTCAGGAAGATGTTAGAAAATAAACAGGAGGTAGAAGTAAGAGCAAAAAAGCCAGAGGTCGAGGATTCAAAAAGTAAGCCAGCCAATAGAGGAAAATTAATATTAGATGCTAGTTGTGCGCCAGCAGACATAAGTTATCCGACAGATTTAGGATTATTAAATCAAGCCAGAAAGCAAACAGAAACAATCATAGATACATTATATAAGTCCTTATTAGTAAGAAATATCAACAAACCAAGAACCTACAGAAACAAAGCAAGAAAGGATTATTTAGCAGTAGCCAAGAAAAGAAAACCAACAGTTAAAGAAAGAAGGAAAGCTATCAGAAAGCAACTGCAATATATCAACAGAAATTTAACTCATATTCAGCAGCTAATAAATTTAGGTGCGTCACTATTAAAACTGAGCAACAGTCAATATAAGATGTTGCTAGTAGTAGCAGAAGTTTATCGTCAACAGTTATGGTTATATGAAAATCAAAAAATTAGTATACAAGACCGCATTGTCAGTTTAAACCAACCACACATTCGTCCGATTATCCGAGGTAAAGCCGGGAGAACAGTAGAGTTTGGGGCTAAGTTTTCAGCTAGTTACTATGATGGCTATGTATTTTTAGACCATATTAGTTGGGACAACTTTAACGAATCAGGAGACTTAAAATCACAAGTAGAAGCATACAAAAACTACACCGGATATTATCCTGAATCAGTTCATGTTGATAAGATTTATCGGACGAGGGAGAATCGAGCTTGGTGTCAAGAAAGGGGAATTAGAATTAGTGGCCCACCACTAGGTAGACCCCCCCAAAATGTCAGCCCTGAAAAGAAGAAACAAGCCGCTTATGACGAAAGGATTCGTAATTGTATTGAGGGCAAGTTTGGACAAGGTAAACGAAGATTTAGCCTTGGTAGAGTTATGGCTAAACTTCCTCATACTTCTTTCACCGCTATTGCCATAACTTTTTTAGTTATGAATCTTTCTACTCTGCTATTACGGCTTTTTTGTGTATTTTTTTGCCTATTTTTCAAAACTGAGTCTTTTTTTACTTCTTCTATTATCGAAACTGATATTTCATTAAACCTTAAACAACAAAAACTTATCTTTTTTCTGGACTGA
- a CDS encoding serine/threonine-protein kinase, translating into MLGRLLDGRYRIIQTLGSGGFSQTYIAEDTKLYNTQCVVKQLKPQAKEPTTLQLARRLFDAEAQLLHNLGYHDQIPQLLAHFEEDEEFYLVQQLIVGHPLNRELNPGQRWSEDYVINLLLNILQPLAFVHQHHIIHRDLKPSNLIRRHSDGKIVLIDFGAIKHISTQVTIVPDRTRITVSIIGTPGYMPSEQSRGNPKFSSDIYAVGMIGIQALTGLMPDQLPEDDLAEMRWRHLVDISPELADILDQMVRYDFRQRYQSATEVLHIVQELANSHTVKSQIITITCPPIDQASHRQKTLYSQPPPVLPQYRQEAALPNEVLSSDIPTILAPHIKVGWSFYLQWVFITCFGYVGGFLIGFNFLAVAGDLAAVCFWGLAIGVKQWIILRRKVFRPSWLWIFTTSLSAIIPFFLVGGLNNFQYLAILHGLSVGIAQWLVLRRLVHKAGWWILVNAIGGWVGGIISGAVLVWLLRNPKTSSNA; encoded by the coding sequence ATGTTGGGTCGGTTACTAGACGGACGGTATCGGATTATTCAAACTTTGGGTTCGGGTGGCTTTAGTCAAACCTATATTGCTGAAGACACTAAACTTTACAATACCCAATGTGTTGTCAAACAGCTTAAGCCTCAAGCTAAAGAACCTACGACATTGCAGTTAGCTAGAAGATTATTTGATGCGGAGGCTCAATTACTGCATAATTTGGGTTATCATGACCAAATTCCGCAATTATTGGCGCATTTTGAAGAAGATGAGGAATTTTATCTAGTTCAGCAATTGATTGTTGGTCATCCTTTAAATAGGGAACTGAATCCTGGACAAAGGTGGAGTGAGGATTACGTCATTAATCTGTTACTAAACATCCTGCAACCATTGGCTTTTGTTCATCAACATCATATTATCCACAGAGACCTTAAACCCTCTAACTTAATTCGCCGACACAGCGATGGTAAGATTGTTTTAATTGACTTTGGGGCAATTAAACATATCAGCACTCAAGTAACCATTGTTCCAGACAGAACTAGAATAACTGTCAGCATTATTGGTACACCAGGTTATATGCCTAGCGAACAAAGTCGCGGTAATCCTAAATTTAGTAGCGATATTTATGCTGTCGGCATGATTGGTATACAGGCCTTAACTGGGTTAATGCCTGATCAGTTACCAGAAGACGACCTTGCAGAGATGAGGTGGCGACACTTAGTAGATATTAGCCCTGAGTTGGCAGATATTTTAGACCAAATGGTGCGCTATGACTTTCGGCAGCGATATCAATCAGCAACAGAAGTTTTACATATTGTGCAAGAATTGGCAAATTCTCACACAGTAAAATCACAGATAATCACTATAACTTGCCCACCGATTGATCAAGCAAGTCATCGTCAAAAAACGCTGTACTCTCAACCCCCTCCAGTTCTGCCTCAATATCGTCAAGAAGCTGCTTTACCAAATGAAGTTTTATCTAGTGACATACCTACAATATTAGCACCACACATAAAAGTGGGATGGAGTTTTTATCTCCAATGGGTGTTTATAACCTGTTTTGGTTACGTGGGAGGATTTTTAATCGGGTTTAACTTTTTGGCAGTAGCTGGAGATTTAGCGGCTGTTTGTTTTTGGGGGTTAGCAATTGGTGTTAAGCAGTGGATAATATTACGCCGTAAAGTTTTTCGTCCTTCTTGGTTGTGGATATTTACAACTTCCCTATCTGCAATTATTCCTTTCTTTTTAGTAGGAGGGTTAAATAACTTTCAATATTTAGCTATTTTACATGGATTAAGCGTTGGGATTGCACAGTGGCTAGTTTTACGCAGATTAGTTCATAAGGCAGGTTGGTGGATATTAGTAAATGCTATTGGCGGTTGGGTTGGAGGCATTATTTCTGGGGCTGTCTTAGTTTGGTTGTTGCGAAATCCAAAAACCTCTAGCAATGCTTGA
- a CDS encoding squalene/phytoene synthase family protein, which translates to MDLRSDALQILKETSRTFYIPISILPPGLQEAVASAYLCMRAIDEIEDHPTLDNPTKAKLLHSISLTLQAGVDGFPIDAFTSDFSGYENTLEEVTMRIREWSLLAPETIAPRIWDATAAMSDRMAYWAINNWQVQTESDLDRYTFGVAGAVGLLLSDLWTWYDGTQTNRTLAIGFGRGLQAVNILRNHVEDSQRGVSFFPQGWNAANMHEYALRNLALADAYTQALPDGPALNFCQIPLTLAHGTIDAIANGKEKLSRSDVMALLEQINGLNLKAG; encoded by the coding sequence ATGGATTTACGTAGCGATGCTTTGCAAATCCTCAAGGAAACTAGTCGAACTTTTTATATACCAATTAGTATTTTACCCCCAGGATTACAAGAGGCAGTCGCATCAGCGTACCTGTGTATGCGTGCCATAGATGAAATTGAAGACCATCCTACCTTGGATAACCCCACAAAGGCAAAACTGCTGCATTCGATTAGCTTAACGTTGCAAGCTGGGGTTGATGGTTTTCCTATTGATGCTTTCACATCCGATTTTAGCGGTTACGAGAACACCTTAGAAGAAGTGACCATGAGGATTCGAGAATGGTCGCTGCTTGCACCAGAAACAATTGCACCGCGAATTTGGGATGCTACAGCCGCAATGTCAGACCGCATGGCTTATTGGGCAATTAACAATTGGCAAGTGCAGACAGAATCTGACTTAGACCGTTACACCTTTGGCGTTGCGGGTGCAGTCGGGTTGCTACTTTCAGATTTGTGGACTTGGTACGATGGCACGCAAACCAACCGGACTTTAGCAATTGGTTTTGGTAGAGGTTTGCAAGCAGTCAACATCTTGCGTAACCATGTGGAAGACTCACAACGCGGAGTCAGCTTCTTTCCTCAAGGTTGGAATGCAGCGAATATGCACGAATATGCTCTGCGTAATCTCGCTCTAGCAGATGCTTACACCCAAGCCTTACCTGATGGCCCCGCACTCAACTTTTGTCAAATCCCCTTGACATTAGCACACGGTACTATTGATGCGATCGCCAACGGTAAAGAAAAACTCAGCCGTAGTGATGTAATGGCACTCTTAGAACAAATTAACGGCTTGAATTTAAAAGCTGGATGA
- a CDS encoding DUF4145 domain-containing protein: MLQGFLLILPFFFSPYFSFLTLKLFILLSFALIQPALSRRCLQLLIREKSSVKEGNLYSEIEELLSSNQLPSYLVEEIHSVRKLGNLAAHPAKSISTGEIVDVEPEEAEWLLNILEGLFDFYFVQPAKSQKRIDALNRKLDDIKPKGKI; encoded by the coding sequence TTGCTACAAGGATTTTTACTTATCTTACCCTTTTTCTTTTCACCTTATTTTTCTTTCCTGACCCTGAAACTCTTCATTCTGCTATCTTTCGCCCTTATTCAGCCAGCCCTAAGTAGAAGATGTTTACAGCTTCTTATTAGAGAAAAGTCTTCAGTTAAAGAAGGTAATCTCTATTCTGAAATAGAAGAATTATTGTCTTCTAATCAATTACCTTCTTATTTAGTTGAAGAAATACATTCCGTTAGAAAACTAGGTAACTTAGCTGCCCATCCCGCGAAAAGTATAAGTACAGGTGAGATTGTTGATGTTGAACCAGAAGAAGCAGAATGGCTTTTAAATATTTTAGAAGGACTTTTTGATTTTTACTTTGTTCAACCAGCAAAATCCCAAAAGAGGATAGATGCACTCAACCGAAAACTTGACGATATAAAACCGAAGGGAAAAATTTAA
- a CDS encoding DNA-directed RNA polymerase subunit omega has product MLKRSKFETTQSQIMHRAEDLISAASNRYRITVQVANRAKRRRYEEFESAEDAMMKPVLRAIIEMSDELTQPEIIGEL; this is encoded by the coding sequence ATGCTCAAGCGTTCTAAGTTCGAGACAACCCAATCTCAGATTATGCACCGTGCTGAGGATTTAATTAGTGCAGCCTCAAATCGCTACCGCATTACGGTTCAGGTGGCAAATCGTGCTAAACGCCGGCGTTATGAAGAATTTGAAAGCGCTGAAGATGCCATGATGAAGCCAGTACTTAGGGCAATTATTGAAATGTCCGATGAATTGACACAACCAGAAATTATTGGTGAACTATAA
- a CDS encoding NUDIX hydrolase: MQPKWLEWTQKLQAIAQNGLTYSENPFDIERFKQVRAIAAEIMATYSNVEHNDVLDLFTRELGYATPKVDVRGAVFRDNTILLVKERSDGLWTLPGGWADVGDSPSEVVVREVFEESGYQTRATKVLAVYDRDRQGHPPFPFYIYKIFFQCELVGGSPSASIETEEVGFFAEDALPELSVGRVTAKQIQRIFQHYR, translated from the coding sequence ATGCAACCAAAATGGCTGGAGTGGACGCAAAAGTTACAAGCAATTGCCCAAAATGGACTTACCTATTCTGAGAATCCATTTGATATCGAACGCTTTAAACAGGTAAGGGCGATCGCAGCAGAAATTATGGCGACATACTCAAATGTCGAACATAATGATGTTCTAGATTTGTTTACTCGTGAATTGGGCTACGCTACCCCCAAGGTTGATGTACGGGGTGCAGTTTTTCGAGATAACACCATCTTATTAGTTAAAGAACGCTCTGATGGGCTTTGGACTTTACCTGGAGGATGGGCTGATGTTGGCGACTCACCCAGTGAGGTAGTTGTCAGAGAAGTGTTTGAAGAATCTGGTTATCAGACACGGGCTACTAAAGTTTTAGCTGTCTATGACAGGGATAGACAAGGACACCCACCGTTTCCTTTTTATATTTATAAAATATTTTTTCAGTGCGAACTTGTAGGTGGTTCTCCATCAGCAAGTATTGAAACTGAGGAAGTTGGTTTCTTTGCCGAAGATGCTTTACCCGAACTCTCTGTGGGACGGGTGACAGCAAAACAAATCCAGCGAATTTTTCAACACTATCGCTAG
- a CDS encoding transposase, producing the protein MAGKFEGLSDMEWKLFEDIFPKEPENRGRGMPHAPFRHVLNTLLYILITGCRWCDAPTGEIWASKSAAHRWLQRWETDGTLESLQARILGIAEERSLINWNYGAVDGSFSPWQRWR; encoded by the coding sequence ATGGCGGGGAAATTTGAAGGGTTAAGTGATATGGAGTGGAAGTTGTTTGAAGATATATTCCCCAAGGAACCAGAAAACAGAGGAAGGGGAATGCCTCATGCACCATTTCGTCATGTACTGAACACGTTATTGTATATATTGATAACAGGATGCCGTTGGTGTGATGCTCCCACAGGAGAAATCTGGGCATCAAAAAGTGCAGCGCACAGATGGTTGCAACGTTGGGAAACGGACGGAACTTTGGAAAGTTTACAAGCAAGGATACTAGGAATTGCAGAGGAAAGAAGCCTAATCAACTGGAATTACGGTGCTGTTGATGGGTCTTTTTCCCCCTGGCAAAGGTGGCGGTGA
- a CDS encoding phosphoglycerate kinase, with amino-acid sequence MSKKTVASLSAADISGKRALVRVDFNVPLDEQGNITDDTRIRAALPTIQDLTKKGAKVILASHFGRPKGVDEKLRLTPVAKRLSELLGQEVVKTDDSIGDEVAAKVAALENGQVLLLENVRFYKEEEKNDPEFAKKLAANADFYVNDAFGTAHRAHASTEGVTQFLSPSVAGYLVEKELQYLQSAIENPQRPLAAIIGGSKVSSKIGVIETLLEKCDKLIIGGGMIFTFYKARGLNVGKSLVEEDKLELAKSLEAKAKERGVSLLLPTDVVVADNFAPDANSQTVSIENIPDGWMGLDIGPDSVKVFQEALADTKTVIWNGPMGVFEFDKFAVGTEAIAHTLADISKTGTTTIIGGGDSVAAVEKVGLADQMSHISTGGGASLELLEGKVLPGIAALDEA; translated from the coding sequence GTGTCTAAAAAAACTGTAGCAAGTTTATCTGCTGCTGATATCTCTGGTAAACGCGCTTTAGTACGTGTTGACTTCAACGTGCCTTTAGACGAGCAAGGCAACATCACAGACGATACTCGCATTCGTGCGGCTTTGCCCACCATCCAAGATTTGACGAAAAAGGGCGCTAAAGTAATTTTAGCCAGCCATTTTGGTCGTCCCAAGGGTGTGGATGAAAAGTTGCGTCTCACACCAGTAGCCAAGCGTCTTTCTGAGTTGTTGGGGCAAGAAGTTGTAAAAACCGATGACTCGATTGGTGATGAAGTCGCGGCTAAGGTGGCGGCGTTAGAAAATGGCCAAGTTCTGTTACTAGAAAATGTCCGTTTTTATAAAGAAGAAGAGAAAAACGACCCTGAATTTGCTAAAAAATTGGCGGCTAATGCTGATTTTTATGTAAATGATGCTTTTGGTACGGCTCACCGCGCTCACGCTTCTACTGAAGGTGTGACTCAATTTCTCAGTCCTTCTGTAGCTGGCTACTTGGTGGAAAAGGAATTGCAATATCTGCAAAGCGCGATTGAAAATCCCCAACGTCCTTTGGCAGCTATTATTGGTGGTTCTAAAGTTTCCAGCAAAATTGGTGTAATTGAAACCCTGTTGGAGAAATGCGACAAGCTGATCATCGGTGGGGGGATGATTTTCACCTTCTACAAAGCCCGTGGTTTGAATGTTGGTAAGTCTTTGGTGGAAGAAGACAAGCTGGAACTAGCGAAGTCTTTGGAAGCTAAGGCAAAGGAACGGGGCGTTAGCTTGTTGTTACCCACAGATGTAGTAGTTGCTGATAACTTTGCACCTGATGCCAATTCTCAAACCGTTAGCATCGAAAACATCCCCGATGGTTGGATGGGTTTGGATATCGGCCCTGATTCTGTTAAGGTCTTCCAAGAAGCTCTAGCAGATACCAAAACCGTGATTTGGAACGGGCCTATGGGTGTGTTTGAGTTTGATAAGTTTGCTGTAGGTACTGAAGCGATCGCTCATACTCTAGCAGACATCAGCAAAACAGGCACAACTACCATTATCGGTGGTGGTGACTCGGTAGCGGCTGTAGAAAAGGTAGGTTTGGCTGATCAAATGAGCCATATCTCTACAGGCGGCGGCGCTAGCTTAGAGTTACTCGAAGGTAAGGTATTACCCGGTATCGCTGCATTGGATGAAGCGTAA
- a CDS encoding Nif11-like leader peptide family natural product precursor: MSLQQAHAFYEFLISDEAIYEQYLKKCCSRGLMDSCHWDKNKIINFASTFDYKFTEDELEQLWFEGEVNTMDQMSIA, from the coding sequence ATGTCTCTACAACAAGCTCATGCTTTTTATGAATTTTTGATTTCCGACGAAGCTATTTATGAACAATATTTAAAGAAATGCTGTAGTCGAGGTTTAATGGACAGTTGTCATTGGGATAAAAATAAAATTATTAATTTTGCATCTACGTTTGATTATAAATTTACTGAGGATGAATTAGAGCAATTATGGTTTGAAGGTGAAGTTAACACTATGGATCAGATGTCAATAGCTTGA
- a CDS encoding DUF1818 family protein: protein MERLIKSGAGWRIGWNPNATEFKGLVGTDDWAIELTEAELDDFCRLLAKLVNTMKQLSAELMDEEKIACEAESDLLWMEVEGYPHEYSLRFILNTGRCAEGKWNSSAVPSLVQAAGMLKVF from the coding sequence ATGGAACGGCTGATTAAAAGCGGTGCTGGCTGGCGTATAGGTTGGAACCCCAACGCAACAGAATTTAAGGGTTTAGTTGGTACTGATGATTGGGCTATTGAGTTAACCGAAGCTGAGTTGGATGATTTTTGTCGCCTCTTAGCCAAACTGGTGAACACCATGAAGCAACTAAGCGCCGAATTAATGGATGAAGAAAAGATTGCCTGTGAAGCCGAAAGCGATTTATTATGGATGGAGGTAGAAGGTTATCCCCATGAATACAGTCTGCGCTTTATCCTCAATACAGGACGCTGTGCAGAAGGTAAATGGAACTCATCTGCTGTGCCTAGCCTAGTGCAAGCTGCGGGAATGCTCAAAGTTTTTTAA